In one window of Nocardia brasiliensis DNA:
- a CDS encoding AMP-binding protein yields MEDASGSRMSTPTILCAGRVRTQPEAHQRAGRLAAALVAAGVTPGSRVALMLRNDIEFLEVSQAVSSCGANAVPINTRWQVPEVAHVLGDSGARLVIAHTEFVGIVAQAAVHPDTAIVEVAMPAELLAAVDRDAALATPTGEYPTLEQWIDAHPEPLGRIEDARDDATGLIYTSGTTGRPKGVLRERMTPHQWLTVAGSAAKRMGLTPRGQAVIAGPLYHASPNGIAMLAMRMGTNITIMPRWDAESFLRHVQEHRITQAKVVPTMLSRLLSLPERVRARYDVSSLTHLIHSSAPCPPAVKRAAIDWFGDAVLEFYGCAEAGTITWISAQEWLAHPGSVGRPADGAAAVVVDDAGAPLPPGEIGRVFVRGADYWPRFRYLNSDDALAPEVPGFFEVGDRGYLDADGFLYLTGRSSEIIISGGVNIYPAEVENAIMAIAGVEDVAVFGVPHSGDLGEAVAAQVLARPGVPLTEADVRAGLAGQLAAYKVPSLLRIVTELPRDDSGKIYKRQLRAEMSPDG; encoded by the coding sequence ATGGAGGATGCTTCTGGCAGCAGAATGTCGACGCCCACCATCCTGTGTGCGGGACGCGTGCGAACTCAGCCCGAGGCGCACCAGCGCGCCGGGCGACTCGCGGCGGCGCTCGTCGCCGCGGGCGTGACGCCCGGCAGCCGCGTGGCGTTGATGCTGCGCAACGACATCGAGTTCCTCGAGGTATCGCAGGCGGTCTCGTCGTGCGGGGCGAACGCGGTGCCGATCAACACCCGCTGGCAGGTGCCCGAGGTCGCGCACGTGCTCGGCGACAGCGGTGCGCGGCTGGTCATCGCGCACACCGAGTTCGTCGGCATCGTGGCGCAGGCCGCGGTCCATCCGGATACGGCGATCGTCGAGGTCGCGATGCCTGCCGAGTTACTGGCCGCGGTGGATCGCGACGCGGCCCTGGCGACACCGACCGGCGAGTACCCGACCTTGGAGCAGTGGATCGACGCGCACCCCGAGCCGCTGGGCCGGATCGAGGACGCCCGTGACGACGCCACCGGCCTGATCTACACCTCGGGCACCACCGGGCGCCCCAAAGGCGTACTGCGCGAACGGATGACACCGCACCAGTGGCTGACCGTCGCGGGCAGCGCCGCGAAGCGGATGGGACTGACCCCGCGCGGGCAGGCCGTGATAGCCGGACCGCTCTATCACGCCAGCCCGAACGGGATCGCGATGCTGGCGATGCGGATGGGCACCAACATCACGATCATGCCGCGCTGGGACGCCGAGAGCTTCCTGCGCCACGTCCAGGAACACCGCATCACCCAGGCAAAAGTGGTGCCCACCATGCTGTCTCGGTTGCTGTCGCTGCCGGAGCGGGTGCGCGCACGCTACGACGTGTCCAGCCTGACCCACCTCATCCACTCCTCCGCGCCGTGCCCGCCCGCGGTGAAGCGCGCCGCGATCGACTGGTTCGGCGACGCGGTGCTCGAGTTCTACGGCTGCGCCGAAGCGGGCACCATCACCTGGATCTCGGCCCAGGAGTGGCTGGCCCATCCAGGCAGTGTCGGCAGGCCCGCCGACGGCGCGGCCGCGGTGGTCGTCGACGACGCGGGCGCGCCGCTGCCGCCGGGTGAGATCGGGCGGGTGTTCGTGCGCGGCGCGGACTACTGGCCCCGGTTCCGCTATCTCAACAGCGACGACGCGCTGGCGCCCGAGGTGCCCGGCTTCTTCGAGGTGGGCGACCGCGGCTACCTCGACGCGGACGGATTCCTCTATCTCACAGGACGTTCCAGCGAGATCATCATCTCCGGCGGGGTGAACATCTACCCAGCCGAGGTGGAGAACGCGATCATGGCCATCGCCGGGGTCGAGGACGTGGCGGTGTTCGGCGTGCCGCATTCCGGCGATCTGGGTGAGGCGGTGGCCGCACAGGTGCTCGCGCGTCCGGGCGTGCCGCTCACCGAGGCGGATGTGCGCGCGGGCCTCGCCGGGCAACTGGCCGCCTACAAGGTGCCGAGCCTGCTGCGCATCGTGACCGAGCTCCCCCGCGACGATTCCGGCAAGATCTACAAACGTCAGCTCCGAGCGGAGATGTCGCCGGACGGTTAA
- a CDS encoding bile acid:sodium symporter family protein gives MGSTIFAVFLPLALALVMFGLGLTLTVDDFARVLRYPKAAVIALVCQMVLLPAVCFGLIYLFRLEGALAVGMLLLAASPGGPSANLFSHIAGGNVALNITLTAINSVLAVFTMPLIVALAFHRFMDGDGSFGLRPDKFAQVFAIVLIPVAIGMLVHHRFTAWAERMRGNVKILSIVVLALVVLAAVAKNFATLTENIGKLASLSLLFAVLSLAVGYFVPRLFRVDADQAIASAMEIGIHNGAIAIAVAGSVLHNDAMAVPGAVYGVLMNIPAAIAAYLLARYVRKPDQAPVPSTTG, from the coding sequence ATGGGGTCAACGATTTTCGCGGTGTTCCTGCCGCTCGCCCTGGCCCTGGTGATGTTCGGGCTCGGATTGACCTTGACCGTCGACGATTTCGCCAGGGTGCTGCGCTATCCGAAGGCCGCGGTGATCGCGCTGGTGTGTCAGATGGTGCTGCTGCCCGCGGTGTGTTTCGGGCTGATCTATCTGTTCCGGCTCGAGGGGGCCCTCGCGGTCGGCATGCTGCTGCTCGCCGCCTCGCCCGGTGGGCCGTCGGCCAATCTGTTCAGCCATATCGCCGGCGGCAACGTGGCACTGAATATCACGCTCACCGCGATCAATTCGGTGCTCGCGGTGTTCACCATGCCGCTCATAGTCGCGCTCGCCTTCCACCGATTCATGGACGGTGACGGCTCGTTCGGGCTGCGGCCGGACAAGTTCGCGCAGGTGTTCGCGATCGTGCTGATCCCGGTCGCGATCGGCATGCTGGTGCACCACCGGTTCACCGCGTGGGCCGAGCGCATGCGCGGCAACGTGAAGATCCTGTCCATCGTGGTGCTCGCGCTGGTGGTGCTCGCGGCGGTGGCCAAGAACTTCGCGACGCTCACCGAGAACATCGGCAAGCTCGCCTCGCTGAGCCTGCTGTTCGCCGTGCTGAGCCTGGCCGTCGGGTATTTCGTGCCGCGGCTGTTCCGGGTGGACGCGGATCAGGCCATCGCCTCCGCGATGGAGATCGGTATCCACAACGGGGCCATCGCGATCGCCGTCGCGGGCTCGGTGCTGCACAACGACGCGATGGCCGTCCCCGGCGCGGTGTACGGCGTGCTGATGAACATTCCCGCGGCGATCGCGGCGTACCTGCTCGCCCGCTACGTGCGCAAGCCCGACCAAGCGCCGGTGCCGAGCACCACTGGATAA
- a CDS encoding DUF998 domain-containing protein: MRARQTQWGPIVGLFLVAPFVGEFLLGNLTVAELPIGLLLAPMYGFGALLVRELGRRTGGWPTMVLLAAAYALFEEGPVDQLLWNDSYAGQDLLHGPTYLPSLGMSVALVQQVLSLHTIWSICVPIALVEALAGARRNTVWMGRFGLVVTGALFTLGAVLVFFGNYSEEHFVASPWQLGAVGVVIGGLVLLALLVVPRRRLARTPGDPPDARWVGGAALAGSSVILVSSDWCGWVGVVVWCLTVTVSVWSVQRWARRTGWTPQHTCALAAGAAVTYIWLAFPMRPEGGGSMLVDLLSNAVFGLLGCLLVGWATIRARREGTPVVSSVARPVA; this comes from the coding sequence ATGCGGGCACGGCAGACGCAGTGGGGTCCGATCGTCGGCTTGTTTCTGGTCGCGCCCTTCGTCGGGGAATTCCTGCTGGGCAACTTGACCGTCGCGGAACTGCCCATCGGCCTACTGCTCGCGCCCATGTACGGATTCGGCGCGCTGCTGGTCCGCGAACTCGGCAGGCGCACCGGCGGCTGGCCGACGATGGTGTTGCTCGCCGCCGCCTACGCGCTGTTCGAGGAGGGGCCGGTCGATCAGCTGCTGTGGAACGATTCGTACGCCGGGCAGGACCTGCTGCACGGGCCGACGTATCTGCCGTCGCTCGGGATGAGTGTCGCGCTGGTCCAGCAGGTGCTGTCGTTGCACACCATCTGGAGCATCTGTGTGCCGATCGCCCTGGTCGAGGCGCTCGCCGGTGCGCGCCGAAACACCGTGTGGATGGGACGATTCGGGCTGGTGGTCACCGGGGCGCTCTTCACGTTGGGCGCGGTGCTGGTGTTCTTCGGCAATTACAGCGAGGAACACTTCGTCGCGTCACCATGGCAGCTCGGCGCGGTCGGCGTGGTGATCGGGGGATTGGTCCTGCTCGCGTTGCTGGTGGTACCCCGTCGACGACTGGCACGGACGCCGGGCGATCCGCCCGACGCCAGGTGGGTGGGCGGTGCCGCGCTGGCGGGCAGCAGCGTCATTCTCGTTTCCTCGGACTGGTGTGGCTGGGTGGGCGTCGTCGTGTGGTGTCTGACGGTGACGGTGAGTGTGTGGTCGGTGCAGCGCTGGGCCCGGCGCACCGGATGGACGCCACAGCACACGTGCGCGCTCGCCGCGGGTGCCGCTGTCACCTATATCTGGCTCGCGTTTCCGATGCGCCCGGAAGGTGGTGGTTCGATGCTCGTCGATCTGCTGTCGAACGCCGTGTTCGGTCTCCTCGGCTGCCTGCTCGTGGGCTGGGCCACGATTCGGGCGCGGCGCGAGGGCACGCCGGTAGTCTCTTCGGTCGCCCGACCCGTTGCGTAG
- a CDS encoding Gfo/Idh/MocA family protein, producing MSETILRVGVIGYGLAGSVFHAPLIAAEPRMRVAVVVTSSAERAAQAEREHPGVRVVATADELFADPAGFDLVVVATPNRTHAPLATRAVDAGIPVVVDKPFAVSVAEAEALVTRAARARVPLTVFQNRRWDGDFRTVRALVEAGTLGEVRRFESRFERWRPTPKGGWRELGDAADGAGLLFDLGSHLIDQALVLFGPVKSVYCELDRRREGMRTDDDAFLALTHAGGVRSHLWMSAVAPQLGPRFRVLGAQGGYVTYGLDPQEAALRAGRRPGDGAPWGTVEPERWGLLGAEPDAEPIPTSAGDYPAFYSMLAAALLDGGALPVDPRDALAVLRVLEQARRGADTGEIVTG from the coding sequence ATGAGTGAAACCATCCTGCGGGTCGGCGTGATCGGTTACGGACTGGCCGGGTCGGTCTTCCACGCGCCGCTGATCGCCGCCGAGCCCAGGATGCGCGTCGCGGTCGTGGTCACCTCGTCCGCGGAGCGGGCCGCCCAGGCCGAACGGGAACATCCTGGCGTGCGCGTCGTCGCCACCGCCGACGAGTTGTTCGCCGACCCGGCCGGATTCGATCTGGTGGTAGTCGCCACGCCCAACCGGACGCACGCGCCGCTGGCCACCCGTGCCGTAGACGCGGGAATTCCGGTGGTGGTCGACAAGCCGTTCGCGGTCTCGGTCGCCGAAGCCGAGGCACTTGTCACACGCGCGGCGCGAGCGCGGGTGCCGCTCACGGTGTTCCAGAATCGGCGCTGGGACGGCGACTTCCGCACGGTGCGCGCACTCGTCGAGGCGGGCACGCTCGGTGAGGTGCGCCGGTTCGAGTCCCGATTCGAACGCTGGCGACCCACCCCGAAGGGCGGCTGGCGCGAGCTCGGCGATGCCGCCGACGGCGCGGGACTGCTGTTCGACCTCGGCAGCCATCTCATCGATCAGGCGCTGGTCCTGTTCGGCCCCGTGAAATCGGTGTACTGCGAACTGGATCGGCGCCGCGAGGGCATGCGAACCGACGACGACGCCTTTCTCGCGCTGACCCACGCCGGCGGCGTCCGCTCGCACCTGTGGATGAGTGCCGTCGCGCCGCAACTCGGTCCGCGATTCCGGGTGCTCGGCGCGCAGGGCGGGTACGTCACCTATGGGCTCGATCCGCAAGAGGCCGCGCTGCGTGCGGGTCGCCGCCCCGGCGACGGCGCGCCATGGGGCACAGTCGAACCCGAGCGGTGGGGGCTGCTCGGCGCCGAGCCCGACGCCGAGCCGATACCGACCAGCGCGGGCGACTACCCCGCCTTCTACTCCATGCTGGCTGCCGCGCTGCTCGACGGCGGAGCACTGCCGGTCGACCCGCGTGACGCGCTCGCCGTGCTGCGGGTGCTGGAGCAGGCCCGCCGCGGTGCCGACACGGGCGAGATCGTCACGGGATGA
- a CDS encoding serine/threonine-protein kinase, with protein sequence MRPLDAADPARIGEYRLLGVLGAGGMGRVYLGRNAGGRTVAVKVIRPDLVGDNEFRVRFGREVAAARRVGGAFTAPVLDADVEANPPWLATGYVAGFSLAEAVETYGPFAENALLVLAHGLAEALLAVHAAGLVHRDLKPSNVLLALDGPKVIDFGIARAIEDSRLTTTGKVIGSPGFMCPEQVTGATFGPAGDVFALGGVLVFAATGQGPFGAGEMVQMLWRVVYEEPYLDGVPERLRPLIAACLTKDPAGRPTPHQLRAALTEIAPPTRAGWLPGPALEEVSRRAVALLDLDSGPFDVPHALTATDTDRAAETVVRPATEPHAATGTGGSTTEHDVTVRSSWQGGPGAGPQAAGPAYHLGPQHNSSPPSDAHRPADTAPPAPRRTGHRRPALIAAVVVICLAVALGAFAITSYVTRDRAETTTTAADTPAEPGAELPGEYIGEWKGAAKDTLGTYDIVLTLYAGTVGDQVGESTNTGRVAGLSCGRTETLTAVEPDKITLSAQLAGDSGLCNDEGATTELTVHPDGSLSYRTRGVLGDMEGTLTKTP encoded by the coding sequence ATGCGACCGCTCGACGCGGCCGATCCCGCGCGGATCGGTGAGTACCGGCTGCTCGGCGTGCTCGGCGCGGGCGGGATGGGCCGGGTGTATCTGGGCCGCAACGCGGGCGGGCGCACCGTCGCGGTCAAGGTGATCCGGCCGGACCTGGTCGGCGACAACGAGTTCCGGGTGCGGTTCGGTCGCGAGGTCGCCGCGGCGCGGCGGGTCGGCGGCGCGTTCACCGCGCCGGTGCTCGACGCCGACGTCGAGGCGAACCCGCCGTGGCTGGCCACCGGCTATGTGGCCGGGTTCTCGCTCGCCGAGGCGGTCGAGACCTACGGGCCGTTCGCCGAGAACGCGCTGCTCGTGCTCGCGCACGGGCTGGCCGAGGCGCTGCTCGCGGTGCACGCGGCCGGGCTGGTGCACCGCGATCTCAAACCGTCCAACGTGCTGCTCGCGTTGGACGGGCCCAAGGTGATCGATTTCGGCATCGCCAGGGCGATCGAGGACAGCAGGCTCACCACCACCGGCAAGGTCATCGGCTCCCCCGGATTCATGTGCCCCGAACAGGTGACCGGCGCGACGTTCGGACCCGCGGGCGACGTCTTCGCGCTCGGCGGTGTACTGGTTTTCGCGGCGACCGGCCAGGGGCCCTTCGGGGCAGGCGAGATGGTGCAGATGCTGTGGCGGGTGGTGTACGAGGAGCCGTACCTCGACGGTGTTCCGGAACGACTGCGCCCGCTCATCGCGGCCTGCCTCACCAAGGATCCCGCCGGCCGCCCGACCCCGCACCAACTCCGCGCCGCGCTGACCGAGATCGCACCGCCCACGCGCGCGGGCTGGCTGCCCGGCCCGGCGCTGGAGGAGGTCAGCAGGCGCGCCGTCGCGCTGCTCGACCTCGATTCCGGCCCGTTCGACGTCCCGCACGCCCTCACCGCGACCGACACCGACAGGGCCGCCGAGACCGTCGTGCGTCCCGCCACCGAGCCGCACGCCGCGACCGGCACCGGCGGCAGCACCACCGAGCACGACGTCACGGTGCGTTCGTCGTGGCAAGGTGGACCGGGCGCTGGACCGCAGGCCGCGGGTCCGGCGTATCATCTTGGGCCACAGCACAACTCGTCGCCGCCGTCCGATGCCCACCGGCCGGCCGACACCGCACCGCCCGCGCCCCGCCGAACCGGACACCGCCGCCCCGCGCTCATCGCCGCCGTGGTCGTGATCTGTCTCGCCGTCGCGCTGGGCGCCTTCGCGATCACCAGCTACGTCACCCGGGACCGGGCCGAGACGACCACCACCGCCGCGGACACACCCGCCGAACCGGGCGCCGAACTGCCCGGTGAGTACATCGGCGAATGGAAAGGCGCGGCGAAAGACACGCTGGGCACCTACGACATCGTGCTGACCCTGTACGCCGGCACGGTCGGCGACCAGGTCGGCGAGTCCACCAATACCGGCCGGGTCGCCGGATTGAGCTGCGGGCGCACCGAAACCCTCACCGCGGTGGAACCGGACAAGATCACCCTGTCCGCGCAGCTGGCCGGGGACAGCGGACTCTGCAACGACGAGGGCGCCACCACGGAACTGACGGTGCACCCGGACGGCTCGCTCTCCTACCGCACCCGAGGCGTCCTCGGCGACATGGAAGGCACCCTCACCAAAACACCCTAG